In the genome of Nonomuraea sp. NBC_00507, the window GCGAGATCAAGTCCGGCCTCGACGCCGAATGCTTGGAGAACGTCCGGGTCGGCGATGTTACGGCCCATGGTGTGATAGCCGTAAAGGAGACGTTCCAGAACGGCGTCGGCCAGGCCGCAGGTGGCGGCCAGGTGGATCAGGCGGTGAGCATCGAAGGAGTTGACGGGCCGGACCTGGTGCAGGTTGAGTTCCAGTTCCTCGGCTGCGCCGAGCGCTTGGATGTGGGCCACCCGGGCGCTCGCTCGGGCTGGGTCGTTCTGGTAGGTGGCGATCACCTGCGCCGCCGTCAGGCCGGGGATGGGGCTTCCGTCCGGATCGAGTTCGAAACTGCGCCAGACGACGTTCACATCGTTTCGGCCCTTCAGGGCGGTGGCCAGTCTTCTCTTGCCGATGTAGCACCAAGGGCACAGGACGTCGAAGTAGACCTCGACTTGCATGATCGTTCGGTCCTTTCAGTCGAGCGCTGGGGTGGGCGTCGTGGCCTGTTCGGGATGGCTCGGTGGGTGCGGCCGTGTTGCGCGCCGCAGGGTAAGGGTCAGCAGTAGGGCGAGCGCGATGAGCAGGGGGATCGTGATGAGCGCGTGCACGTGGAGGCTGTGGGCGAAC includes:
- a CDS encoding DsbA family oxidoreductase; this translates as MQVEVYFDVLCPWCYIGKRRLATALKGRNDVNVVWRSFELDPDGSPIPGLTAAQVIATYQNDPARASARVAHIQALGAAEELELNLHQVRPVNSFDAHRLIHLAATCGLADAVLERLLYGYHTMGRNIADPDVLQAFGVEAGLDLAQVGELLTGDAFSAEVRADERRATQRGIRGVPALVIDGAPPVSAVQEPAVLTSLLERATRF